The following is a genomic window from Manihot esculenta cultivar AM560-2 chromosome 9, M.esculenta_v8, whole genome shotgun sequence.
GGTAGTTTCTGGTCTGCTGCTTCAGTTTTCAGCAAAAAATTGCAGAAATGGAGGCAAAAGCAGAAGCTCAAAAAGCGGAGGAATGGTGGGCCAGGATCGGCCACATTGCCCGTGGAAAAGCCGATTAGCCGGCAATGCAGGGAGACCCAGTCGGAAATTGCGGATTACGGGTTCGGCAGAAGATCTTGCGACACGGATCCGAGATTCTCGCTGGATGCAGGCAGGATTTCGTTTGATGATCCTCGCTACTCCTTCGATGAGCCCCGTGCTTCTTGGGATGGGTATTTGATTGGAAGAACGTTTCCGAGAATGCCCACCATGGTTTCTGTGGTTGAGGATGCTCCTGTTAATGTTGCTTTAAGGTCAGATACTCAAATCCCAGTTGAAGAACCACAGCCGATTCCCATGAATTCCATCCACGAGGATGAGACTGTTCCTGGTGGCTCTGCTCAAACCAGGGACTATTATTCTGATTCTTCGTCTAGGAGGAGGAGGAGCCTCGACAGGTCTAATTCTATTAGGAAAACTGCTGCAGCTGTGGTCGCTGAGATTGACGAGTTGAAGTCCGCTTCTGCTTCCAATGCCAAAGTGTCACCGACAACTGTGGATTACTTCCCTGGACCTAAGTTGGTGGTTCCAGACAGGGATTCATACTCCAATTCTTTAAGGGACGACTGCTCTGAGACTTTTGAAATGGGGTTCAGGGACCAAGCATCAATAGTGGGAAATGGTGAAAGGAAGGAGGCCAAGAAGTCCCGTAGATGGAGTAAAGCCTGGAATATTTGGGGGTTTATACACCGGCGAAGTGTCAACAAAGATGAGGATGAAGATAGGTATAGCAGAGCAAATGGGGTTGAGAGATCATTTTCAGAGTCTTGGCCAGAATTAAGAGGGGAACGTAATGGAGAAGTAAGAGGGGCTTTTAATCCAAAGCTCTTGAGGAGCAATAGTAGTGTGAGTTGGAGGAATTCCAATGGTTTTGGTGGTGGACAATTTGGTAGTGCAAGGAAGAGCAGTGTTGAGAGTAATGGGCAtggaagaaagaagagagatGAGATTGTGTTGGAGAGGAACAGAAGTGCAAGGTATTCACCAAATAACATTGATAATGGACTGTTAAGATTCTACTTGACACCGCTGAGGAGTAGCCGGAGAGGCGGCTGGGGGAAGAGCAAGTCCAGTCATGCGCAGTCTATTGCAAGGAGCGTATTGCGATTGTACTGAATTGAATTGGTTGGGAGGTCCATAAAGGTGTTTCTTTGGTTTAATGTTGTTAATTTTGATGCATTTGTTGTGTAAGCACACATGCCTAATCTATTCTTCATGAGTTGGTTggattaaaaaaacaaaaaatcacTCCTAAATTTGTTGCCTTTCCTGTGAGTTGCATTTCTTCTTCTCAATCAACTATTCAAATAACAAGATTTTTgtgttcttttctttccttttttcccATTTTGTCACTCTTAACTATATTGTTGTTTAACAGCTGCATTTTTGCCTTTATGTTAATTTTGTCATGCTTCATTTCTTTCCTTACCAGAACAGGCTAGGACATAGAGAATGTGCATGCTTGGCTTTGGATTCAGTTGGGTTGGGTTCTATTTTCGTTCTTGTCCTACTCCTACAGGTCAAGGCTGCAAGGTTCTCAGCATTTTGCCCCAAATGATTATGTCACATTACATATCCTTTAGGACAAAAAGAAGTGTTGATGTGAGCTCATGTCCCCTTTGTTATTGGTCCCAAATTAATGGGCACAGGAGACTAATCACTTTCAACTAATGAAAACCCTTGTGGCGTTTTGTAACTAGAGATTTTTCTTGGAGCTTCAATGGTCATCTGACTCTTGCCAGACCATGATCGGTGAATATTATTTTCAGCTTATAGTACCTCAGTTGATGTTCTTTTCCTCTGAAGCTATGAACCCATTTGCTTATTGTTGAGCTTAGGGTCATTAACCTTCGCCGAGGAATAAAGATCTGAGATAAAATTTGGATGCCTCTGGTGAAGTGGGGGTCCGATTACTCGGGTAGCAGGAAGCATGCAAGCCTGCAGGGGATACATCAGGCTTGGACATGTACTTTTGTTGTCTGATATTTGGCTGAACGAAGGAAGAAATAATAGTAACATAAGCTACTGATGAGAAGATGAAATCCTTCTGTGCAGAGATCATAGTTCAGAAGGATAAGATCCTGTTTGCTGTTGTGTCGTTTGCTATGAAATCGTGAAATATAGCGTGGAAAAAAGTAGAGGTTCCTTTAGTCAAATGACATTTCTGAGTTGCATCCATGGGTGCtttataagaaaaattactatttaatttttatattttaattatattaactatttaatttattattttttaaaatagagcaactaaataataaatttattattttattaggtTTAAATagtcaataatttaaaaaaaccaGACTAAATAGTAGTTTTATATAGGATTAAATAgttaatgattaaaaaattatgttttagtaaaactaattatttaataaaaaacataCTAAATAATCtttatctttttaaataattaactaataagTTCTTcgctttatttaaattataagtatATACAAAATGATTAAagtatctttatttttaattaatcattttgtATATACTTATAGTTTAAATAGAGGGAAgagcttttatatttatatatatatatatatatatatatatatatatatatatttttcataactaTTTAGcacaagaaaaaaatattaaaaaatatcatatagtTTTATCAGTTCTTGCACTAGCATCGtaggatttataatttaatttatattttattaataaacagcGGCAATAATTATTACGGTTAGAAAATACTGACGTAATTATATTAtgagatattattttaataaaaattaaattataaattttaaaataaaaaattaataaaactatatagtattttttttataaaaatattaagaaaaatattaattaataattatattttatttatcatatcaaaatttttcagataatttttaaaattatcgtTGTTAGCTAATGGCGCAATACGAATTGAATTCAATTAAAATcatatgatatatttttattttttttttaattttaaaataacaactatttagtttttataattaatagaagaggctaaataatttataatttgaaaaaaaaaagagtatttagtatattttaaaaaatataaacactaaataattaattttattaaaatataaaaactaaataataaattttatttcttcaaaTTCAAGTTGGCTTATTTGAAGGGGTATTAacattaaaaattcaatttttttggtgattttatgttttaatttaaatttttttcttgacataataaattcaaaatttaaaattattttgtaattttattgaattttaaattctaaatgAGTAAGTTTGTGTCATTTTGTAAACAtgctttgtatttttttaaaaataattgtcGATGGGAGATATGTAGGATGTTATCTTCTGTAACAAGTAATTCTTTATTAATCTTAATTAAAGTCGTGGAAACATGCAACGATTTTAGTTATTACAAAATAAGTGATACACGTTCACccatttgaattataaagcgcGATACACACTCACTCATTTAGAAttcaaaatagaataaaattataaaatgtttttaaaatttgattattagattaaaaaattttttgattaaattgtaatagtataagaaatttttaaattttagtgccAATACCCTTATTTGAAAATAAGAAGGCTTGTACTATTTCAAAAATCATTCGAATTGGATTGATCggtataattttctttttttttatttatggaaTATCAAATTTCATTGCTAAGAAGGTCTAAACTTGTTATAATATAAGAGACTAAAATCCCCAAAAAAGCTTACAAATACACTCACTAAGTTGAGCTAAAAATACACAAGATTCAAATAAAATCCAAGCCTGAGTGTCATGTTTAAAACAAAAGCCAAAGCCTATAACTCATTCTAATCCATGGACTCAACTAGCAACAAGATGGCCCAGTTTTCGATAGAACCATGGATCGGCCACAAAATTATCTCTATACTACTAAAAAACTAGAAAAGATTAACAACATCAAACATTacagaaaaattcaaaaaaaagaaaaaaaacaatagAAGCCCACTGAATAGGTATCTCTAACAATGGTCTTAAAAAATTAGATAAGTAGGTATCGACAGGAGAGATGCCCGTAGTGTTCTCAAGagttatctcaataaattaaaactaaaataccTCTCGGATCCAATATCAATGCTCCTAGCTTCAACACATTCAAGAAAAATGCCAATTGATACTATTAAAAGTATCTACTACCAAACAAAATATCCTTATTTATATACAACTTCGCCTAGGGGTGGGAATGAAGAGACTACTCTTTACACTTGGAGGAAGGAAGGTCATGTTCTGTCAGGATAGAACTGTtggatatttaataattatttcaaaagaatcataaataattcaaaatattttgaaataaattatagattttaagtttgttaaaaagattttttccactttaaattatcttaatctttattttaactAAACCAGATTTTTAGCTGATATTGTGGATATCTTAATTTTAACTGAATCATATTTTTAGCTGATATTGTGGATTTGAATAACGTTAAGTACTATAAATAGCCGTGCATTTACGTTATTCAGGATCACACAAAAAAACAAtcatttctctttctctttactGATTTTTCTCTATTTATGGGTAATTAATAATTGCTGCTGTTCTTGCTCCTGGGTTACTTGTAATTCAGAAGGCTTGTTGAATCCTGGAGGATACGCAACCGTCAGCGAATTATCCCTAAGGACAGTGATTATTATCACGCCTCAAGCAAATATTCTACTcatctttcatttaatttctatatcttTTTCTACCATTTTACAACAATTTTAAGGATAATGGCTGAAATTACTTCTTCTGACAATACTTCCATTACTAGACCTATTGATCCTTCTGCCACTGGCATTCCAAGTGGTGTTCCTGCTGCTATGATACAACCTGCCATGACAATGTCCAAGCCATTCCCAGATGTCTCCAAAATTGAACAGTTCAATGGTGACAATTTCAAACGCTGGCAGGAACGTGTATTTTCAGTTCTTGATATGCATAGAGTTGCTTTTGCTCTCACCGATGCGAAACCTGCAGAAACTTCCAACAAACAATTGGAATTATGGATTCATGCTAATAAGGTATGTAGATACACTATTATTAGTACATTATCTAACGATCTCTTTGATATTTATTGCTCTTATAAAGAAGCAAAACAAATATGGGAGTCCATAATTGCCAAATATACTGCTGAGGATGTTGGCAAACAGAAATTTACTATTGGCAAATTTTACAAATGGGAGATGGTGGATGATAAAGATATAAAGGCACAAATCAATGAATACCACAAATTGATTGAGGACCTGAAATCGAAAAATATAACACTTCAAGAGGAGCTTGTTGCTAGTTTGCTAATTGAAAAATTACCGACTTCGTGGAGCAACTACAAGCAGCAACTCAAGCATAAACATAAGCAGCTGTCACTTTCTGAGCTTATCACTCATATCATCATAGAATATACAAACAAGAAAGAGATCAAGAAAGCTAAAGGAAGAGATATCGCTGCCAATGCCAACTTAATCCAAGACAAGCCACACTACCAAAACAAAAGGTATGAAAAGAAATATGATTATAAACCAAAAATTAATAATCCTACTTTTAAGAAAAAAGGTAGTTGTTTTGTATGTGGCAAACCAGACCATCATGCACCTCAATGCAGGaaaagaatggggagaaatgacAATCCTGCTAAACCAAAGGCAAATTTGGTGGAAGCAGATGACATAATTGCTGCAGTCATTTATCAAGCTAATCTTGTAGCTAATGTGAATGAATGGATCATAGACTCAGGTGCTACGAGGCACATTTATGCAAATAGAAGTGCTTTTTCATCCTACACTCAAGCTAGTGCAGGAGAAGATTATGTATTTCTTGGTGACTCAAGGACTACACAAATTCTTGAAAAAGGTAAAGTGCTTCTTCGTCTCACATCTGGCAAATTTTTGAAACTGAATGAGGTGCTACATGTCCCTAAAATTCGAACTAATATGATTTCTGTTGCTCTGCTTGGTAAAAATGGGGTGAAAGTTGCATTTGGATCTGACCAAGTAGTTATAACTAAAAATAATGTGTTTTAGGTAAGGGATATTGTAATAATGGACTGTTTATATTGAATGTTTCCAAGATTGTTAATGATGAAAATATTGATTCTTCTGCTTACTTGATTGATTCTTTTAAATTATGGCATGATAGGATGGGTCATGTAAGTTTACCTTATATTAAGAAGATGCATGCAATTGGACTTAtatctaatattaattattcatgCTTAGATAAATGTGAAGTATGTGCTGAATCAAAACAAACAAAGAAAACTTGTGCTTCTATTTTTAGAGAAactgaattattaaatttaattcatactGACTTAGGAGATTTAAAACAAACTATGACTAGAGGTGGAAAAAGATACTATgtaacttttattgatgatttttctagatatactaaagtatatttattaagaaataaagATGAAACTTTTGACATGTTTCTTGCATATAAAAATGaagtagaaaatcaattaaatagaaaaattaaaagaattagatCAGATAGAGGAGGTGAATATGTCTTGCTTAATAATTATTGTGAAAAATATGGCATAATCCATGAAATTACCCCCACCATATTCACCTGAATCAAATGGGGTagtagaaagaaaaaatagaactttAAAGGAAATGATGAATTGTTTACTTGTTAGTTCTAATGCACCAGATAATCTATGGGGTGAAGCCATTTTATCTGCATGTCACTTACAAAATAGAATTTCTTATAAAAGATATAGTATTACACCTTATGAATTATGGAAGAGTTATCCtcataacttaaaatatttaaaagtgtggggATGTTTAGCCAAAGTTATGCTTCCTGaaccaaagaaaaggaaatttgGTACAAAAACTTCTGATTGTTTATTTATTGGTTATGCTAATTGTAGTGCTGCATATAGATTTCTTGTGCTCAAAATTGATGTTTTGGATTGTAACACTATTATTGAAGCTAAAAATACTgagttttttgaaaatattttttctctaaGAAATAAAGTTATTTCTAATGCATCTGTTAgtgaaaatataaatgaaagtGAAGTTGAAGAGTTAAGAAGATCAAAAAgacaaaggaaagaaaaatcatTTGGAAATGATTTTTATGCTTATCTTTTGGAAGATGATCCTTTAACCTTTTCAGATGCAATTTCTTCTTATAATGCATTATTTTGGAAAGAAGCTATTAAAGTTGAAATTGATtctattttacaaaataatactTGGGAACTTGTTAATCTACCACATGGAGCAAAACcaattggttgcaaatggattttcaaaaagaaattaaatcttGATGGTTCAATTGATAAATACAAAGTCAGacttgttgcaaaaggttttACTCAAAAACAAAACATTGACTATTTTGATACTTATGCTCCTGTTACTAGAATTTCTTCAATTAGAATTTTAATTGCTTTGGCTTCTATTTACAAACTTTATATCCATCAGATGGATGTAAAAACTGCATTTTTAAATGGTGATTTAGAAGAAGATATTTATATGGTACAACCAGAAGGTTGTGTTGTTTTAggtcaagaaaataaagtttgtaaattgcttaagtctttatatggtttaaaacaagtaCCAAAACAATGGCATGAAAAATTTGATCAAGTTTTGTTAAGTAATGGTTTTTCTTCTATTGAGGTTGATAAATGTGTTTATACAAAACTTATTGGAAATGATTGTGTAATTATATgcttatatgtggatgatatgctaATTTTTGGTTCGTGTCTTGATATAGTTCAAGAAACAAAACAATTTTTATCTTctaaatttgaaatgaaagacATGGGAGAAGCTAAAGTAATTTTGGGTGTGAAAATTATACGAAATGATCATGGGTTAATGTTGACTCAAGAACATTATGTTGAAAAATTTCTAAAGAAATTTGAGAATTTTGATGTGAAACCTGTAAACACTCCATTTGATGCTAACAGTcagttaaagaaaaatattggaGATGCTGTATCCCAGTCTAAATATGCTTAAATTATTGGAAGTTTAATTCATTTGATGAATTTTACTCGACCAGATATAGCTTACGCAGTGTGTAGACTGAGCAGATACACTCAAAGTCCTAACTATGATCATTGGAATGCTTTGATacgtttaatgaaatatttgagaGGTACCATAAATTATGGTATTCTATATAGTGGATTTCCCGCTGTGCTAGAAGGGTATAGCGATGCAAATTGGATTTCAGACTCATATGAGATCAAATCCACTAGTGGTTATATTTTCACCCTAGGTGGTGGAGCAATATCGTGGAAATCAGCAAAACAAATTGTTATTGCTAGATCAACCATGGAATCAGAGTTTATTGCTCTAGATTTGATTGGTAATGAGGCCGAGTGGTTGAGAAACTTCTTGGCAGACATTCCATTAGGAATGAAACCAACACCTTCTGTGTCTATTCATTGTGATTGCTAAGCTGGAATAGCTattgcaaaaaataaaacatttaatggtaaaaataggCACATTCGGTTGAGACATAATGTGGTAAAGCAGCTGCTAAAAGATGGAGTTATATCtattgattatgtgaagtcagaAGTAAATTTGGCCGATCCTCTGACTAAACCTTTgggaaagaaattaataaacgaAATATCGAGGGgtatgggactacagcctgttgGAGGAATTCAACAATGATGGTAACCCAACTTATATGATTGGTGATCCCATGAAATAGGttcatatgggtaataacaaATCATTAATTGATTTATATTAAGCACTTTATAAAGTCCTACCTGTGGTGTTAGTGCTAAAACTGCAAAGAAAGTGAGGTTGAGTTAAAACTCTTAATTATTTCCATATCCTTTATAGGTGGTGTATAAGCTGCAGTATACACTTGATGGAATGAGCTATATGAGAGTGGAGTGGAGCCACTCCTATGAGATTGAAGGCAAATTTCTAAAGCTCTCATGAACTTCCAGGCACGCGCATGGCTTATTAGCGCAACACTGCGTCAAACAGCAGAATAGTGAAAGTACATTGATTGGTGAAAAGTTTAATTTACACTAAGAATTGTTTGGTTCATAGAAGTTTAAACTTCACCAAATATTCAGTAAATTATCTTTCTCTTAATCAAATTTTGGTTCATAATTCAAAAGACACCAAAATTAATACATTGTACTATACccagaaaatattttacttaaatttatgTTCCAATTCTTTTGAAATAAGTGGGGGACTGTTGGATATTTAACAATTATTtcaaaagaataataaataattcaaaatattttgaaataagttaTAGATTTTAAGTTggttaaaaagatttttttcactttaaatTATCTTAATCTTTATCCTAACTAAACTAGATTTTTAGCTGATATTGCGGATATCTTAATCTTAACTGAATCATATTTTTAGCTGATATTGTATAAATAGCAGTACATTTACGTTATTCAGGATCACAcaaaaaaataatcatttcTCTTTATCTTTAGTGATTTTTCTCTATTTCTGGGTAATTAATAATTGCTGTTGTTCTTGATCATGGGTTACTTGTAATTCAGAATGCTTGTTGAATCCCGGAGGATACGCAACCGTCAGCGAATTATCCTTAAGAACAGTGATTATTATCACGTCTCAAGCAAATATTCTActcatttttcatttaatttttatatcttttTCTACCATTTTACAACAAGAACAAGGGACAATTGCACAATCAATAAAAAAGCATACTTGCA
Proteins encoded in this region:
- the LOC110622110 gene encoding protein OCTOPUS gives rise to the protein MNPTTEPSQLQPPQPPQPHRPSTSCDRHPDEHFTGFCPLCLCERLAVLEPSSSSASSSRKPPIPTTSTATAALKAIFKPSGGSGSSKSSFFPELRRTKSFSASKNEGFSGVFEPQRKSCDVRVRSTLWSLFYQDEDRNPSKRDSFKGPEIEFESRISSSSVRGPVFEFKEEDEIETDTDSESAVLDEPILTARNSNANPIEEIIHEEEAIVIEPEKVHEEEFKPMKDHIDLDSQTKKPSGRDFKEIAGSFWSAASVFSKKLQKWRQKQKLKKRRNGGPGSATLPVEKPISRQCRETQSEIADYGFGRRSCDTDPRFSLDAGRISFDDPRYSFDEPRASWDGYLIGRTFPRMPTMVSVVEDAPVNVALRSDTQIPVEEPQPIPMNSIHEDETVPGGSAQTRDYYSDSSSRRRRSLDRSNSIRKTAAAVVAEIDELKSASASNAKVSPTTVDYFPGPKLVVPDRDSYSNSLRDDCSETFEMGFRDQASIVGNGERKEAKKSRRWSKAWNIWGFIHRRSVNKDEDEDRYSRANGVERSFSESWPELRGERNGEVRGAFNPKLLRSNSSVSWRNSNGFGGGQFGSARKSSVESNGHGRKKRDEIVLERNRSARYSPNNIDNGLLRFYLTPLRSSRRGGWGKSKSSHAQSIARSVLRLY